Below is a genomic region from Chryseobacterium scophthalmum.
TTGGTTACAAAATGAGATTTCCAAAATAATTTAAACTAAGAAATATATTATTATAAAAAGCGTTATAGCTTTTACTGAAATTAAAAAAATAAAATTATGCTGTTAGAAAAAATAATTTCAATCTCTGGGAAACCAGGTCTTTACAAATTGGTATCGCAGTTGAAAAACGGATTCATCATTGAAGAAGTTACTACCAAAAAGAAAGTGAGCATCGGTAATTCAAGCCAAGTAAGCTTGTTAGATAATATCGCAATGTTTACTTTTGATAAAGAAGTTCCTTTGTTTGAGGTTTTTGAAAATATTGCTAAAAATTACGATTACAAAGAAACGATCAATCACAAATCTTCAGAAGCTGAATTGGCTGAATTTATGGTTGCATCTCTTCCAAACTACGATACAGATAGAGTTTACAATTCTGATATTAAGAAATTGGCTCAGTGGTACAACATCCTTCACAAAGCGGGATACATCACTCCTGAAAGTTTTGTAAAAGCAGAAGCAGAAACTGTAGAAGGTGAGGCGAGTGTTGAAAAAGAAGCTCCAAAAAAGGCAGCTCCAAAAGCAGACAAACCTGCAACACCAAAAGTAAAAGCAAGTACAGGAGCTAAAGCAGCTACGAAAAGTACACACAGAAAAATGGGATAATTTAGTTTATCTTAATGAATACAAAACCTTGTCAGCAATGATGAGGTTTTTTGTTTTATGGCGACTAAAATTGACTTAGGAAAATGGAGCGTTAAGAAAATTAAAAGTTATTCCGTTAAAAAATTCCCACTGTTTGAAGCGCGACACAACTATTGAATCAAAAAACAATTCACAACTCGCGCAAGTTTTGGGGATTTTAGGAATAACTTTTAATTTTTAGCGGAAGTTTCCAAGTCTTGAACTTTTGGTTCTTTTGTTTCAAGACAAAAGAACTAATAAAGATTTACCTTAAATTTGCATTAATTTCAATCTCAATTATGAATACCAGACAGGAAAAACTCGAAGCTTTCGGAAGACTTTTAGATATTATGGATGACCTTCGTGAAAAATGTCCGTGGGATCAGAAACAGACTTTACAAACATTGCGTCACCTTACTTTGGAAGAAACGTACGAACTTTCTGATGCTCTTTTGCAGGAAGATCTTACCGAAATTAAAAAAGAACTTGGCGATGTGCTTCTGCATTTGGTTTTTTATGCTAAAATAGGTTCAGAAAAAGAAAGTTTTGATATTGCTGATGTGATCAACTCGTTAAACGAAAAACTTATTTTCCGTCATCCTCATATTTATGGAGATACCGAAGTGAAAGATGAAGAAGAAGTAAAGCAAAATTGGGAAAAACTGAAACTGAAAGAAGGCAACAAATCTATTCTGGGTGGCGTTCCTAAAGGATTGCCAAGTATGGTAAAAGCATATAGAATTCAGGATAAAGTAAAAGGAATTGGCTTTGAATTTCATGATGCTGAAGATGCCTGGAAAAAAGTAGATGAAGAGATCAACGAGTTTCATGCAGAAACCGATTCAGACAAAAAAGAGCAGGAATTAGGCGATGTATTTTTCTCATTGATTAATTATGCAAGAATTTCAGGTTTAAATCCTGATTCGGCTTTAGAAAGAACCAATCTGAAATTTATTTCAAGATTTCAGAAAATGGAACAGCTTGCAACTGAGGCAGATTTAAAATTAGGAGAAATGTCTCTTGAAGAAATGGATATTCTCTGGGAAAAAGCAAAACGTTCAGAATAAAATGAAAGTCGACCACCCTGTAAGAAACCGTTTTCAATATCTTATTGAAATGAAGAAAACTGAGCGAAAATGGCATTTCCCGTTTCTTGCTGCATTGTGCATTGGTATTCCGCTTTTGCTAGGCTGGTTTTCAGGGAAACCGAATTACGGAAGTCTTTCGAGTTTGGGAGCGTTAACGATATTGTATTTTACAACGGCTCCAATAAGTCAGCGAATGATTCATTTGGCGGTTTGTGCTTTCGGGATTATATTTTCGTTTACCATCAGTCTTTTTTTTAGTTTTAATATTTATACAGCGGCATTATCTTTCGGAATTGTCTCTTTTCTATCACATTTTATAACCTCTTATTTTAAGATTCCACCGCCGGGAAATTTTTTCTTTATTATGTTGGCGGCGATGGCAAGTACCTATCAGTTTGATTTGGAACTAATTCCTATAAGAGTTGGTTTGGTGACAATGGGCGCTATTTTGTCTTGTTCATTGGCTTTTCTTTATTCAGTTTTTATTGAAAAAAGAGAAGTGGTAAATGTTCCCCGAAGAGTTTTTAAGAAAAAAAGATATACGAAATTTGTTGAAAGTACAATCATAGGTTTAATTATGATGCTGACTTTAATTGTCGGGCATCTTTTAAAGTTTCAAAATACGTATTGGATTTCTATTTCTACCGCTGCCATTATTCAGGGACGAAATTTCGAACATGTGCGACAAAGAAATATGCACCGTATTTTCGGAACTTTCATTGGTTTGGGTTTAGCATGGCTGATTCTGCTTTTTGACTCCGAAAAAATTGTAATGATAGGAATTATTGTAGTTTTACAGTTCGTTGTTGAGTTGATGATCGTAAGAAATTATGGTTTTGCCGTTATCTTTATTACGCCGCTTACTTTGCTTTTAATAGAAGCGGGAAGTACTGTTCATCATGAGGTTGAAAATTTAATGGAAGCAAGATTACTCGACACTATTATTGGAAGTTTAATGGGATTGGTTGCAGGTTTTTTTCTTCATCACCAACAAATGATCAATCAATTGGAGAAAAATATCAGATATTCTTTCTTTCAGTTTAAAAAATTAAAAAAATAAAATTATGCGCATTCTCGTTGTATTTGCTGTTATGCTAATGAGCTGCAATCCGAAAGCTCAGGATTCGGTAACAAAATCGCAGGAAGATTTGAAAACAGAATTTTCACTCCCTAAAAAATTGAAAGAAGTTTCAGGAATTGCTCTTTCTCAAGACCAGAAAACCATTTGGGCAATTGAAGATGCCGGAAATAAAAATGTAGTTTACGGGCTCAACAGACAAGGCGAGTTAGTTAATGATGTTCTTGTAGAAAATGCTGAAAATAACGACTGGGAAGATATCACAAAAGATGCTGCCGGAAATATTTACATCGGGGATTTTGGAAATAATGAAAACGACAGACAGAATCTTTCCATTTTAAAGTTAGATTTAAAAAATGATTCTCAGAAATCGACAAAGGTTATTCAGACGACGAAATTCCATTATGAAGGGCAGACTGAATTTCCTCCCAAAAAATCTAATTTACTGTACGATTGCGAAGCTTTTGTAGAAAAAGATGGAAGATTTTATTTATTTACAAAAAACAGAAGTAAAGGTTTTGACGGAACTTTTCTTGTTTTCCAGATTCCAAATAAAGAAGGTGATTTTGAAGCAAAATTAATTGGAAAACTAAAGCTTGAAGGAGGTTACAGTGATGCTGCCATTACATCAGCTGCGATTAATTCTAAAAATGAAATTGTGCTTTTAACGCATAAAAACATTCACGTAATTTCAGGATTTACAGCCAATGATTTTAATTCAGCTAAAATTCAGAAACTCCCTTTAAACCACAATTCACAAAAAGAAGCAGTCGTTTTCGTTGATGATAAAACTTTGCTGATTGCTGACGAAAAAGATAAAAAAGAAGGTGGGAATGTATATCAGTTTTCTCTTAAATAAATTATTTTTATTTTAAAAACGCTGGAAAAGATTGAACTCCTACGGAGTTCTAATTTTAGAATCGTGGTATTATTCTACAAAGGTATGGCTCCTCCGGAGCCATTTTAAAAAGTAAACTAATCGCAAAATAAAACCCAAAGAAAGCTCTGTGGGTTTTATTTTTTTGTTTCAAGACAAAAGAAAGAGTTTTTGCATTTGAGATTCTTCACTCCGCTTTGCTCCATTCAGAATGACAAACCTTTCTTTTTAAATTTTCAGTTTAATAAAACGGTCAATAACCGTTAAAAACTCAAACCTACACCACCGGAAATTCTTCCGCCATCTTCACCGGTAAAGTAATCGATTCTCGCAGAAAAAGTTTCGAGAATATTCATCCAAAATCCTCCACCAACACCTTGATGCCATTTGTCTGATTGTTCATTATCAATCCACACTCTTCCCACATCATAACCAACCAGAATTCCCATATTGACAGGAACGATATTGTTTTTCACACGACCAAAATCCCAACGGATTTCAGAGTTGTTGACAAAATATGATTTCCCGGCAAATCTTTCATTTCTGTAAGCACGCATTGCGTTGTTTCCACCGATGGCTGCAGCCTGATAAAACTCAAAATTATTGTTGTTGATAATCATGGCATTGGAAGAGTTGGCAAAAACAAATCTTCCTTGTTTATCGATTCTGCGGAACAGGTTTAGGGTTCCTTTAAAAGAGGCAAAGTTTTGGTTAAATTCTGAAAGATTGGCTTTCCAGCCTGCATTTAAAATCATTTCCAAACCTAAAGTAGGGAAGGCGTTATTATCAAAATTTTTAAAACTGAAAGTATAATTAGCTCCCGCAAATTGTTGTCCGTTAAAAACTTCAGGATTCACTTCTGGCGAAGCAGCAACAAAACGATCTTCATTCAACTGCACTTTAGAATGCTCAAAATTTAACTGGAACTGATGCTTCAGATTCAGCCAGCTTGTTTTTGAGATCGATGGAGCAAATTTAAACTGAGAAATTCGTACTCTGTTAAAGTCTTTACTCACTTCATCTTTTTCATATACCGTTTCATTACCCAAACCAAAGAATGTTCTCGCAAAAAATGGAGTAGTGTAGGTTGCATCAATTCCGGCATCCCATCCTGCAATCGCTTTTTTGAAGGTTCCTTTGTAGCCAACATTAAATCCACCAGTTAAAGTATAATAATTGGCGCTTATACTGTGTTTCTGAGTAAAACGATCACGAATAAAATTATTGACTGTATAATTAGCTACAATTCCCAAAATTACACCGTCATCGGGGTTGTAATTGGCCATTGGATAACCTGCAAAGAAATTGAATTTAGGATGCTTCCAATTATACGTATTTATGTCATAATCATCACTGATGTGTTTTGCTGCTCCTTTGGTTTCGTACGTATTTTTCTGAGATTTAAAATCATAAATCTTTACGTTTCTTCCGTTGGATACATTGTATACATCGTGATTATAACCACCAATCAGTCTGATGTTTGTTTTAGATTTTCCGTCGCCTGAAACTTCATAGATATCATCATCATCCAATCCGTAGATCCAAAGTTCTCTGGTCTTTTTTCCGTCGTAAGATTTTTCAAAAACCAATTCTTCGGTTTTATCTTTATTAATTTTAAATTGTTTTACATCAATTGAGTTTTCATTTTTAACGATCACAAATTTGTCTTTGTCTAAAGTTCCTACCAACGGAACTTTTTCCTGAAGAATGTGATAATATTCTACAGCATTAATCTCAATTTTTTCTTTTCTGAGTTTTAATTTTCTCTGAATATCAGCAATTGTTTCATCCTGAACTTCTTTCGGAAGGTTTTTAAAAGCAACATCAATATCGGCATCTGTAAGATTTTGCTGAATAAATTTTGCCTGTTCGCTCCAGTTTTGCTCTGTAGAACCTTTCAGGAAAATTAAATCCAAAGGATAAGGTTCCATATTTACCCAACGCACATTTTTTATTTCATCTTTAAAAGATTTCATGTGGCGAATCATCGGGATGTTCATAATAAAGGTAAACGCAGCGCCATCGTAGGTACTGAAAGCCTGATCTCTGTCTCGTGGAATAGGTTTATAAATAACTTTATTTCCTGTTTTATATTCTGCCCATTTCCACTGATCTTCATGTCTATCCCAATCGCCGATCAGCATATCAAAAATTCTTGCTCTGATGTATAAATCCTGATCAACAGAATATTTGCTGTCTTTTCGCATATTTTTCAGAACATCCGATGTTGAAAGAATATCAGTAGCATTATCAAGCGACTGTAAGGTTTTAGGATCAGAAGAAAAACGCTCTTCAATCATGTATAATTCATCCCCATAATTTTTGTTGTAGCGACCCAAAGATTTTTGTTTTGGAATATAAAATAACTCAGGATTACTGTGAAAAATCCCCAGTTTATCGATCATATTATTAATTGCAAATCCGGTAAAAGGATGATTGGTTGTGTAAAAATCGAGTAAGAACCTTTCAGGGAAAGTATTATTTAATTCGTTTCCGAAATCATTTTTCTTAAAAGCCTGAGCATTGAGAAAACGAACCGCACTTTTTTTGATTCCGCGCATTACAAATTCCTGTCCGTCATTGGTTTTCAGACGAAGACTGTTTGACTGGTTTCCGCCACCTTCTCTGAAAGGAGAATAACCGGGATTCATATCAGAAAGATCTTTCGTTTTTGCTTCAATCGGAAGTGCATAATATTTTCTGTAATGATCTCCCCAAAGCCAGCGGTAAATCCTCCCTTTTTTAGTAAGCTTTTCAGCGTAAACTGTTGAAGTGTAGGTTGCCGGAAGCGAGCTTGGGAAATTATTTTCAAATACTTGAGGTTGAGGAATTACTGAAATTTGCGTCAGTTTTTTAAGCTCATTATTTTTTGTTGAAAAATATTCTACATCTGAACTCAAATCTTTTCTGAGATTTAAAACAGCAAAACCGCTTCCACCGTAAGAAAAATCGGTTTTATTAACAATCGTGGCGGGATCAGTTTTTGAACCAGCTCCGCTGATGATTTGTCTGATATTGTTATCGGCATGATATTGTAGATTATGATCGTGTCCTGAAACGAAAATCACATTTTCTTTATCCTGAACAATACTTTTTAATCTGTTGGCAAAATCTGCATAATGTCTGTTGTTGATGTCTTCCATGCTTGCTCCAGAAGAACTTCTCAATGTTGTAAGTACAGTGGCAACTCCCGGAATCGGAACTTTTCCATTAAATGCTGAAAGGTGAGATTTTGCAGAATTAAATCCGGCATGAACACCTGAACTGATTACCGGATGATGAAGCGCAACAATAATTCTTTTATCCTGATTTTTTGTAATTAAATCTTTGAACTCTGTATAAAAATCGTCTCTGGTTTTAATATCACACCCTTTATTGATTCCAGGATATTTATCCCAATTTATTAAAGCCCATTCAGAATCAATCACAATAAGTTTGATGTCTTTGGTTAAATTAATATCATCAATCGGACAAGAATTTTTAGGAAGAAAAGATTTTTTATTGTTCAGATACGTTTTTACAAAATCTTCCTGAGCTTTTAGACCATCCAAACCGTGATACCAATCGTGATTTCCAGGAATGACTAGCGTTTTACCTTTGAAGTTTTTGGTAATTGCCAGTTGGTTTTCCATTTTTTCTTTTGCTAAAGGATAATCTTTATCGCTTTCTTTTGGCATTCCCAAAGGATAAATATTATCTCCCAAAAAGATGAGCATCGAGTTGCTGTTGGCAGAATCTATCTTGTTCTTAAGAAAATTCAACGTTTGCTGAGCCTGAATTTCTTCTGAGTTTCCGGCATCACCTACCAGAAAAATCTGAAAATCATTATCAGTTTTCAGTTCAGATTTTGATACTTCATGTAAGTTTTTGCCCTTTTTTACGTTGTAGGTAGCACAAGATAAAAGAAGTCCCGAAAGGAGAAACGTTTTTCCGGCCGGTGATATTTTTTTTAAATAAGATTTAAAGGATAAATTCATACATTTACATTAAGAAAAATTCTGTGATGAGCACCTTAGACAAAGCTAAAAATTATGTTGAAAACTTATTCAAAGATAAACTATCTTCTGTTTACTTTTACCATAATTTTATTCATACCACATATGCCGTTCAGAAAGCAGATGAAATCATAAAGCATACCAATTTGTCTGAAGTTGACAGAGAAAAGGTGTTGCTTGCGTTGTGGTTTCATGATGTTGGTTTTACAGATTGCAATGCTGAAGGGCATGAGGAAAGGGGAGCCGCTATTATGAAAGATTTTCTTAAAAAAGATAATTTTTCAGAAGAATATATTAATGAAGTTTCCAGATTGATTCTTTCTACAGAAAAATACCATCAGCCTCAAGATCTTTTAGAAATGATTATGAAAGATGCAGATTTCAGTCATTTTGCAAGTCCGTTTTATAATGATTCTGCGGAAGCTTTGCGTAAAGAATGGGAACTGACAGGCGGAATGTGTTTTTCTAATGATGAATGGAATGAGATGAATGTAGATTTTCTTAAAAACAAGCATAAATATTTCACCGATTATGCCAAAGAAAACTGGGAGCCACTCAAACTGAAAAATGTAAAAAAATTGGAAAAGAAGATGGATAAAATGGACAAAGAAGAGAAACCCAAAAAAGAAAATTCAGATAAAAAAGACCAGAAATCTGACAGAAGTGTAGATACACTTTTCAGAGTTACTTTGAATAATCATACAAGACTGAGTGATATTGCAGATAGTAAAGCCAATATTTTGCTTTCGGTTAATGCAATTATTATTTCGGTTTGCCTTTCTGTTTTGGTTCCGAAATTAGATACACCAAAGAATGCGCATTTGATTATTCCTACATTTTTTCTGTTGATCTCAAGTGTTTTGACGATTATTTTTGCGATTCTTTCTACAAAACCCAATGTTACGAAGACTACTTTTACCAATCAGGATATTAAAGACCGTAAAGTAAACCTTTTGTTTTTCGGAAACTTCCATCAGATGGAATTTAATCATTATCTGAGCTCGATGCATGATCTTATTAAAGACAGAGACTATATCTACGATTCTATGGTGAAAGATCTATATTATCTTGGGAAAGTTTTAGACAGAAAATATAAGCTTCTTTCGGTTACGTATCAGATTTTTATGGCAGGAATTATAATTTCTGTACTGTCTTTTGCGTATGCTTTTCTTACGCTTTAATTTAAAAAAAACTGCATAAAACATGATTGTAAGACAGCGAACACACTGGCTGAAAATGTTATTTATATGGAGAGGTTCTGTACTAAAGAAAATCGTAGCTCAGCTTTGTATTATCACCATTTTCTCCGTAGCGGTATATTATTTTAACGGAAAAATTTACGATTATAAAGTAAAGCTCAATCCTACAGTTTTTACATTGATTGGTTTGGCTTTGGCTATTTTTATGGGCTTTTGCAATACCGCAAGTTATGACCGATTCTGGGAAGGAAGAAAACTTTGGGGATTACTGGTCATTGAAACCCGCTCTTTAACAAGACAGATTTTATCTTTTATACCAAATGTTTCAAAAGAAGAAAAACAGGAAATTGTAAAATTGATTTCTGTATTTTGCTGGTCTTTAAATTATCAGTTAAGAGATAAATCGGACATAAAACCTCTTCAAAAGCTACTTTCTGAAGAACAGTTTCATCAGATTCAGGGTAAAAAATTTATTCCAAGTATTATTTTAGGATTTATTTCAGATTGGCTGAACATTCAGAATAAAAACGGAAATATAGACACGATTGTTTTGACTTCTATGAATCATCAACTGAACCAGTTTTCTAATATTTCCGGTGGTTGCGAAAGGATTTATAATACACCGCTTCCGTTTGCTTACAGTGTTTTACTACATCGTACCGTTTATCTATACTGTTTTTGGTTACCATTCGGATTGCTCGACAGTTTAGATTGGATGATGCCTTTGATTGTACTTCTTATCAGTTATACTTTTATTGCTTTAGACGCCATTATCCAAGAAATTGGGGAACCTTTTGGTGAAGAAGAAAATGATTTGGCACTTAACAGTATTTGCAGAACGATTGAATTTTCTATTTTTGAACAGGCTGAAATTCCGCAAGGTGAATTAAAAAAGCCCGATTCTTATTTTGTAGATTGATTTACGCTAAAGAAACTCTCATTGCAAGCAACCCTGTAATTCCCTGCAGATCTTCAACTCTTAAAAGTTCAACATCAGATTTTAAAATATTTTGTTGCTGAAGTCTGTGGATGTATTGTAAATATTCACGTTGATTTTCTAAACCGAAATAAACGATGGTAATTTTTCCGGGACAGGTAATTCTTTCGTCAGAGTCTTTGATGTGCGCTTTTTCAAGTCTTTTTTTTATGATCTCAAAATTAGAATTAAATGCACCGTCTACATCAAAACGTTTTTCATCCATTCGGAAACGAATGTCTATTTTTTCATTATAAACAAAAATCAACGAAGCAATATCAAGCGAAACCGGAAGATCTTTTTTGAATAAACGGAACTCATGTTCCATCGTACAAATAGTTTCCAGCTGCCAATATCTTAATTCGTTAACCACTTTCGTAGAATAAGGCAATTCAGGAGCGATATTCGGACCTATGTAGAGATTATGTTCAACACCATCCGATTTAAATCTTTCAAAATAATGTGGGAAAATTTCCTGAGCTGCGACTTGCTTTTCGTCTAAAATATCGGCCAGTTTACGATTGAGAAGCGTAATAGAATCGTCTAAATTTTTTCTGTTGGCATAAAAAAGATCATTCTGTGTAAAAACCTGACTAAAGTAATTTTTGATTTTTTCTTTAATCGTTTCTTCACTTTTTACCTCAAGCTGACCTTGCAGATAAGGATGGATTTCTTCGCGCAAAAGCCTTTGGAAACGCTGTTCGGTGTCTGCTTTTATTTCATTATTCAATTCGTTTTCAAAAACATCCAATGCCAAAGAATATTTTTCAGCTTCTGATGAATTTAAAATGGTCATCACTTCATGAAGTCCGTCAATTTGCTGATTGAGATCTTCCAACATCAGCTTAAAACGTTTGTCTGATGAAGAGCGAATGTCTGAAAAACTAAATAAAGGAGTAAGATTTTTAAAAGAAATCTCTTTTAAAGTATATATTTTTTTAGATAAATAAGCATTAAAATAACGCTCTGCTTCATTCCTGAATTTCCAGATTACGCTGTCGTGAATCGTGGTATATTCACGTTGAATAATGGCTTCAATCTGATTATTTCTTTCATAGGTAAACCTGCTCAGAGAGAAAATAATCATGTCGGCAACAAACTCAAGCTTTTTCAGTTTCAAACCGTTCAAACTATTGGCAATAGACGAAGTAAACTCCATCATTGCCAAAAGCTCGTTGTCTTTCATAATCGGAATGACCATGAAGCTATTGATGTTATTGTCTTTCAGAAT
It encodes:
- a CDS encoding DUF5606 family protein — protein: MLLEKIISISGKPGLYKLVSQLKNGFIIEEVTTKKKVSIGNSSQVSLLDNIAMFTFDKEVPLFEVFENIAKNYDYKETINHKSSEAELAEFMVASLPNYDTDRVYNSDIKKLAQWYNILHKAGYITPESFVKAEAETVEGEASVEKEAPKKAAPKADKPATPKVKASTGAKAATKSTHRKMG
- the mazG gene encoding nucleoside triphosphate pyrophosphohydrolase yields the protein MNTRQEKLEAFGRLLDIMDDLREKCPWDQKQTLQTLRHLTLEETYELSDALLQEDLTEIKKELGDVLLHLVFYAKIGSEKESFDIADVINSLNEKLIFRHPHIYGDTEVKDEEEVKQNWEKLKLKEGNKSILGGVPKGLPSMVKAYRIQDKVKGIGFEFHDAEDAWKKVDEEINEFHAETDSDKKEQELGDVFFSLINYARISGLNPDSALERTNLKFISRFQKMEQLATEADLKLGEMSLEEMDILWEKAKRSE
- a CDS encoding FUSC family protein produces the protein MKVDHPVRNRFQYLIEMKKTERKWHFPFLAALCIGIPLLLGWFSGKPNYGSLSSLGALTILYFTTAPISQRMIHLAVCAFGIIFSFTISLFFSFNIYTAALSFGIVSFLSHFITSYFKIPPPGNFFFIMLAAMASTYQFDLELIPIRVGLVTMGAILSCSLAFLYSVFIEKREVVNVPRRVFKKKRYTKFVESTIIGLIMMLTLIVGHLLKFQNTYWISISTAAIIQGRNFEHVRQRNMHRIFGTFIGLGLAWLILLFDSEKIVMIGIIVVLQFVVELMIVRNYGFAVIFITPLTLLLIEAGSTVHHEVENLMEARLLDTIIGSLMGLVAGFFLHHQQMINQLEKNIRYSFFQFKKLKK
- a CDS encoding metallophosphoesterase, yielding MNLSFKSYLKKISPAGKTFLLSGLLLSCATYNVKKGKNLHEVSKSELKTDNDFQIFLVGDAGNSEEIQAQQTLNFLKNKIDSANSNSMLIFLGDNIYPLGMPKESDKDYPLAKEKMENQLAITKNFKGKTLVIPGNHDWYHGLDGLKAQEDFVKTYLNNKKSFLPKNSCPIDDINLTKDIKLIVIDSEWALINWDKYPGINKGCDIKTRDDFYTEFKDLITKNQDKRIIVALHHPVISSGVHAGFNSAKSHLSAFNGKVPIPGVATVLTTLRSSSGASMEDINNRHYADFANRLKSIVQDKENVIFVSGHDHNLQYHADNNIRQIISGAGSKTDPATIVNKTDFSYGGSGFAVLNLRKDLSSDVEYFSTKNNELKKLTQISVIPQPQVFENNFPSSLPATYTSTVYAEKLTKKGRIYRWLWGDHYRKYYALPIEAKTKDLSDMNPGYSPFREGGGNQSNSLRLKTNDGQEFVMRGIKKSAVRFLNAQAFKKNDFGNELNNTFPERFLLDFYTTNHPFTGFAINNMIDKLGIFHSNPELFYIPKQKSLGRYNKNYGDELYMIEERFSSDPKTLQSLDNATDILSTSDVLKNMRKDSKYSVDQDLYIRARIFDMLIGDWDRHEDQWKWAEYKTGNKVIYKPIPRDRDQAFSTYDGAAFTFIMNIPMIRHMKSFKDEIKNVRWVNMEPYPLDLIFLKGSTEQNWSEQAKFIQQNLTDADIDVAFKNLPKEVQDETIADIQRKLKLRKEKIEINAVEYYHILQEKVPLVGTLDKDKFVIVKNENSIDVKQFKINKDKTEELVFEKSYDGKKTRELWIYGLDDDDIYEVSGDGKSKTNIRLIGGYNHDVYNVSNGRNVKIYDFKSQKNTYETKGAAKHISDDYDINTYNWKHPKFNFFAGYPMANYNPDDGVILGIVANYTVNNFIRDRFTQKHSISANYYTLTGGFNVGYKGTFKKAIAGWDAGIDATYTTPFFARTFFGLGNETVYEKDEVSKDFNRVRISQFKFAPSISKTSWLNLKHQFQLNFEHSKVQLNEDRFVAASPEVNPEVFNGQQFAGANYTFSFKNFDNNAFPTLGLEMILNAGWKANLSEFNQNFASFKGTLNLFRRIDKQGRFVFANSSNAMIINNNNFEFYQAAAIGGNNAMRAYRNERFAGKSYFVNNSEIRWDFGRVKNNIVPVNMGILVGYDVGRVWIDNEQSDKWHQGVGGGFWMNILETFSARIDYFTGEDGGRISGGVGLSF
- a CDS encoding Pycsar system effector family protein; the protein is MSTLDKAKNYVENLFKDKLSSVYFYHNFIHTTYAVQKADEIIKHTNLSEVDREKVLLALWFHDVGFTDCNAEGHEERGAAIMKDFLKKDNFSEEYINEVSRLILSTEKYHQPQDLLEMIMKDADFSHFASPFYNDSAEALRKEWELTGGMCFSNDEWNEMNVDFLKNKHKYFTDYAKENWEPLKLKNVKKLEKKMDKMDKEEKPKKENSDKKDQKSDRSVDTLFRVTLNNHTRLSDIADSKANILLSVNAIIISVCLSVLVPKLDTPKNAHLIIPTFFLLISSVLTIIFAILSTKPNVTKTTFTNQDIKDRKVNLLFFGNFHQMEFNHYLSSMHDLIKDRDYIYDSMVKDLYYLGKVLDRKYKLLSVTYQIFMAGIIISVLSFAYAFLTL
- a CDS encoding bestrophin family protein yields the protein MIVRQRTHWLKMLFIWRGSVLKKIVAQLCIITIFSVAVYYFNGKIYDYKVKLNPTVFTLIGLALAIFMGFCNTASYDRFWEGRKLWGLLVIETRSLTRQILSFIPNVSKEEKQEIVKLISVFCWSLNYQLRDKSDIKPLQKLLSEEQFHQIQGKKFIPSIILGFISDWLNIQNKNGNIDTIVLTSMNHQLNQFSNISGGCERIYNTPLPFAYSVLLHRTVYLYCFWLPFGLLDSLDWMMPLIVLLISYTFIALDAIIQEIGEPFGEEENDLALNSICRTIEFSIFEQAEIPQGELKKPDSYFVD
- a CDS encoding GAF domain-containing protein; its protein translation is MANLYKKESPFQVFISFKKYLDVLEHIRYNDRLEYRANYAESLIEKTKNFKELRDGFQDLSVFEKHKDLIRLLLADLFPTGLTRNEIKAAGIPLTNLTFNYTERFQNILNDAGKDFEIEFRDISDDEYYVFCCCLILQTYLKKDIKVTIPFYYDIPDKQGIMKHYKITVNSDFSDVYPAEGTKIPSDDILDMLLENLDDVQLWKKYFQPESWILNGFSIISLIDCTSEVALSDLKSSMIKIDLENPSPDENLKEIFKSYFDVAELNFGLMLFNIKNKRLEKLPIYENVFTNHLLDFWINTFDEEARKTAFENISYNSKPVVVSNVDNLDEEIKKLPTFNILKDNNINSFMVIPIMKDNELLAMMEFTSSIANSLNGLKLKKLEFVADMIIFSLSRFTYERNNQIEAIIQREYTTIHDSVIWKFRNEAERYFNAYLSKKIYTLKEISFKNLTPLFSFSDIRSSSDKRFKLMLEDLNQQIDGLHEVMTILNSSEAEKYSLALDVFENELNNEIKADTEQRFQRLLREEIHPYLQGQLEVKSEETIKEKIKNYFSQVFTQNDLFYANRKNLDDSITLLNRKLADILDEKQVAAQEIFPHYFERFKSDGVEHNLYIGPNIAPELPYSTKVVNELRYWQLETICTMEHEFRLFKKDLPVSLDIASLIFVYNEKIDIRFRMDEKRFDVDGAFNSNFEIIKKRLEKAHIKDSDERITCPGKITIVYFGLENQREYLQYIHRLQQQNILKSDVELLRVEDLQGITGLLAMRVSLA